The proteins below are encoded in one region of Sedimentibacter sp. zth1:
- a CDS encoding MarR family transcriptional regulator has translation MNKSTLIAVLKQFNSIDEKIKTIQKLTEKDMMSNFCNSEVHCVDIIGKIEYANVTKIAEKMNMTRGAISKITRKLMEKNVIVSYQLDCNKKEIYFRLTDKGSELYKVHEQWHVDWEKRSTLFFDKYTNEELDIVNEFLGNYQLYLNYKIDKLRNKDNKGAV, from the coding sequence TTGAATAAATCTACTTTAATTGCTGTACTTAAACAGTTCAACAGTATTGATGAAAAAATTAAAACTATACAAAAGTTAACTGAAAAAGACATGATGAGTAATTTCTGTAATTCAGAGGTTCATTGCGTTGATATAATAGGTAAAATTGAATATGCTAATGTTACCAAGATTGCTGAAAAAATGAATATGACTCGAGGTGCTATCAGTAAGATTACAAGAAAATTGATGGAGAAGAATGTCATAGTAAGTTATCAATTAGATTGCAATAAAAAAGAAATATATTTTAGATTGACTGATAAAGGTAGCGAATTATATAAAGTACACGAGCAATGGCATGTCGATTGGGAGAAAAGAAGTACTCTATTTTTTGATAAATATACTAATGAAGAATTAGATATTGTAAATGAGTTTCTAGGCAATTATCAGTTATATCTTAACTATAAAATCGACAAATTGAGAAACAAAGATAATAAAGGAGCTGTTTAA
- a CDS encoding DUF1836 domain-containing protein yields the protein MENKDILNLLNNFSLDNNIQYNKIPNIALYMEQVLTFLNEELEQYKTNDDDKLYTKSMINNYVKAQILTKPNNKKYTSNQVVEIIIIFYLKQILTIDDIKSLFDNTLDKNNIKNVYDLYLNYTTKALSNTNSEIEQYLDLLSSDENIKNDDERIFTLIGLLTAKANYYKLFSQKLINTLRNDFEEKNKDNEKKSKELAKQSKDAEKEKKEKEKIEKQKEKIEKQKEKCQKLEIKHSEKLNINTNLKSE from the coding sequence ATGGAAAATAAAGATATATTAAATCTACTAAATAATTTTTCATTAGATAATAATATCCAATATAATAAAATACCAAATATAGCTTTATATATGGAGCAAGTTTTAACTTTTTTGAATGAGGAGTTAGAGCAATACAAAACGAATGACGATGATAAACTTTATACAAAATCTATGATTAATAATTACGTTAAAGCACAGATATTGACTAAACCTAATAACAAAAAATATACATCTAATCAAGTTGTTGAAATTATAATTATATTTTATTTGAAGCAAATATTGACAATAGATGATATAAAAAGTTTATTTGATAATACACTTGATAAAAATAATATAAAAAATGTATATGATTTATATTTAAATTATACTACCAAAGCGTTATCTAATACAAATTCTGAAATTGAACAATACTTGGATTTATTAAGCTCAGATGAAAACATCAAAAATGATGACGAAAGAATTTTTACACTTATTGGATTACTTACAGCTAAAGCTAATTACTACAAATTATTTTCGCAAAAACTAATAAATACATTAAGAAATGATTTTGAGGAAAAAAATAAAGATAATGAAAAGAAAAGTAAAGAGTTAGCAAAACAATCCAAAGATGCTGAGAAAGAAAAAAAGGAAAAAGAAAAGATAGAAAAGCAAAAAGAAAAAATAGAAAAACAAAAAGAAAAATGTCAAAAGCTTGAAATTAAGCACTCTGAAAAACTTAATATAAATACAAACCTAAAGTCTGAATAA
- a CDS encoding Hpt domain-containing protein: MYENEKEIINFETGLNRFVGSKDLYITCLIKFIEDKSFDLAKEAMFLKSYDKAFENLHALKGLSGNLSLDLLYDCCCNIVDELRSKKHNNLDKQFSDLSNKYYKTIEYIKFLYTNK; this comes from the coding sequence ATGTATGAAAATGAAAAAGAAATTATAAATTTTGAAACAGGACTTAATAGATTTGTAGGCTCCAAAGATTTATATATAACATGCCTAATAAAATTTATAGAAGATAAAAGTTTTGATTTAGCAAAAGAAGCTATGTTTTTAAAATCATATGATAAAGCATTTGAAAATCTTCATGCCCTTAAAGGATTAAGCGGAAATTTAAGTTTGGATTTATTATATGATTGCTGCTGTAATATTGTAGATGAACTTAGAAGCAAAAAACACAATAATTTAGATAAACAATTTTCTGATTTATCTAATAAGTATTATAAAACAATAGAATATATTAAGTTTTTATATACTAATAAATAG
- a CDS encoding sulfurtransferase TusA family protein, which yields MIKIDTCGTSCPQPILMTKKSINNDTKNIEVIVDNNTSKTNVKKYLINQGFNVIIDENKDNFVVRGSK from the coding sequence ATGATAAAAATAGATACATGTGGAACATCATGTCCACAACCAATATTAATGACAAAAAAATCAATTAATAATGATACTAAAAATATAGAAGTAATTGTAGATAACAATACTTCAAAAACTAATGTAAAGAAATACTTAATTAACCAAGGATTCAATGTTATCATAGACGAAAATAAAGATAATTTTGTTGTAAGAGGTTCTAAATAG
- the glnA gene encoding type I glutamate--ammonia ligase, translated as MFKNINDMIKYCKNEKIEVIDFKVVDLSGRWHRLSITSQKLTEDIMNKGIGFDGSSYGFLTVEKSDMVMMPDLSTAYIDSYKKYKTLVVIADIYKIVNGKLERFEDDPRYIAEKTEIYMAKNNIADKCLLGPEFEFYVLDHASYENLDNHMEVLLDSKQAKWNMGKKDTQNLGFKVEEDAAYHLDSPFDAGYDFRTEACVEAEKVNIPIKYCHAENGGPGQAEIELNFAGVKEMGDRTMKLKNLLNNCAVKHNKTVTFMPKPFANECGSSQHIHIQLKNGENYIFFEKGGYSDLSDTALYAIAGILKHLKALTAIANPSTNSYRRLVPGYEAPLNICFGASNRSASIRVPGYTIEPDEKRFELRSPDGTCNPYLTYAAVMMAAFDGIINKLDYKEFGPMDANLYKLSKEELEKMASLPTSLLDAANELEKDHEFLLIGDVFTENIIKNHINKIKNDFYEVNRMPHPEEFIKYYNC; from the coding sequence ATGTTTAAGAATATCAATGACATGATAAAGTATTGTAAAAACGAAAAAATTGAAGTAATTGATTTTAAAGTTGTAGATTTATCAGGTAGATGGCATAGACTTTCAATTACCTCTCAAAAGCTTACAGAAGATATTATGAATAAGGGTATAGGTTTTGATGGCTCAAGTTATGGTTTTCTAACCGTAGAAAAATCTGATATGGTAATGATGCCTGATTTGTCTACTGCCTATATTGATTCTTATAAAAAATATAAAACTCTTGTAGTTATAGCGGATATTTATAAGATAGTAAATGGGAAACTAGAAAGATTTGAAGATGATCCTAGATATATTGCAGAAAAGACTGAAATATATATGGCTAAAAATAATATAGCAGATAAGTGTTTATTAGGACCTGAGTTTGAATTTTATGTATTAGACCATGCGTCATATGAAAATTTAGATAATCATATGGAAGTATTGTTAGATTCAAAACAAGCTAAATGGAATATGGGTAAGAAGGACACACAAAATTTAGGATTTAAAGTAGAAGAAGATGCAGCATATCATTTGGATTCACCATTTGATGCAGGATATGATTTTAGAACTGAGGCATGTGTTGAAGCAGAAAAAGTAAATATTCCAATTAAGTATTGCCATGCAGAAAATGGTGGACCTGGTCAAGCAGAGATAGAGCTTAATTTTGCAGGAGTTAAGGAAATGGGAGACAGAACAATGAAACTTAAAAATTTACTTAATAATTGTGCTGTTAAACATAATAAAACTGTGACATTCATGCCAAAACCATTTGCAAATGAGTGTGGTAGTTCACAGCATATACATATTCAACTTAAAAATGGAGAAAATTATATTTTCTTTGAAAAGGGAGGATACTCAGATTTATCAGATACAGCTTTATATGCAATTGCAGGCATTTTAAAACACCTTAAAGCGCTGACTGCTATTGCTAATCCTTCAACTAATTCATACAGAAGATTAGTACCAGGTTATGAAGCACCATTAAATATATGCTTTGGAGCTTCAAATAGAAGTGCATCAATAAGAGTACCAGGGTATACTATTGAACCAGATGAAAAAAGATTTGAGTTGCGTTCTCCAGATGGAACATGTAATCCTTATTTAACTTATGCAGCAGTTATGATGGCAGCTTTTGATGGTATAATAAATAAATTAGATTATAAAGAATTTGGTCCTATGGATGCAAATTTATATAAGTTATCTAAGGAAGAACTTGAAAAAATGGCTAGCTTGCCAACAAGCCTATTAGATGCAGCAAACGAACTAGAAAAAGACCATGAATTTTTGCTTATTGGTGACGTTTTTACAGAAAATATAATTAAAAATCATATTAACAAAATTAAGAATGATTTTTACGAAGTTAATCGTATGCCTCATCCAGAAGAATTTATAAAATATTATAATTGCTAA
- a CDS encoding CCA tRNA nucleotidyltransferase: MLNEDVKYILNKLINSDFEAFVVGGAVRNYLLNKKIEDFDITTSAMPNQIKSIFEKTIPTGLKYGTITVVINKNLYEVTTFRSDGKYSDGRRPDNVNFSCELSEDLKRRDFTVNAMCCDINEILIDKFDGKHDLKNKIIRCIGNPDDRFKEDSLRMLRAVRFMSQLGFSIHKDTLLSIKNNSSLIQLVSIERIQDELNKILLSKKPSLGIKKLVETHLIDFILPEIIGTVGFEQKNQYHNKDVFEHIMTVLDNIEPKLNLRLAALLHDISKPECFTVDDTGRGHFYGHHIMSAEASKIIMKRLRYSNERIEDVSTLVRYHYLKEIDMKDKGVKRFINNVGISRLDDMFKLNIADIKGKKDTTNIEKVEVLRCKCNKIISRNEPICIKDLAIGGMKLKELGIEQGKVYTEILRNLLDLVLDNPEYNTKEILSDYVRKKYL, from the coding sequence ATGTTAAATGAAGACGTTAAGTATATATTGAATAAATTAATAAATAGCGACTTTGAAGCATTCGTTGTTGGTGGTGCGGTAAGAAATTATTTATTAAATAAAAAAATTGAAGATTTTGATATTACTACGAGTGCAATGCCTAATCAAATAAAATCTATATTTGAAAAAACAATTCCTACAGGATTGAAATATGGTACAATTACAGTTGTTATAAATAAAAATTTGTATGAGGTTACTACTTTTAGAAGCGATGGAAAGTATTCAGATGGTAGAAGACCAGATAATGTTAATTTTTCATGTGAATTGAGTGAAGATTTAAAAAGAAGAGATTTTACAGTTAATGCAATGTGCTGTGATATCAATGAGATATTGATTGATAAATTTGATGGGAAACATGACTTAAAAAATAAGATAATTAGATGTATTGGCAATCCTGATGATAGATTTAAAGAGGATTCATTACGTATGCTTAGAGCAGTCAGATTTATGAGTCAGCTCGGATTTAGTATACATAAAGATACTTTATTATCAATAAAAAATAATAGTTCTTTGATACAGTTAGTAAGTATAGAAAGAATTCAGGATGAGCTTAATAAGATATTACTAAGTAAAAAGCCATCATTAGGTATTAAGAAACTTGTTGAAACTCACCTTATAGATTTTATTTTACCAGAGATTATTGGTACTGTGGGATTTGAACAAAAGAATCAATATCACAATAAGGACGTATTTGAACACATTATGACTGTGCTTGATAATATTGAACCAAAACTGAATTTAAGACTCGCAGCTCTTTTACATGATATAAGTAAACCTGAGTGTTTTACAGTTGACGATACTGGTAGAGGACATTTTTATGGCCATCATATCATGTCAGCAGAAGCTTCAAAAATAATAATGAAAAGATTACGTTATTCAAATGAAAGGATTGAGGATGTAAGTACTTTGGTAAGGTATCATTATCTGAAAGAAATTGATATGAAGGATAAGGGCGTAAAGAGGTTTATAAATAATGTGGGAATATCAAGACTTGATGATATGTTTAAATTAAATATTGCAGATATAAAAGGAAAGAAAGATACTACAAATATTGAAAAAGTGGAAGTTCTAAGATGTAAATGCAATAAAATCATTTCAAGAAATGAACCTATATGCATAAAGGATTTAGCAATTGGAGGTATGAAGCTAAAAGAGCTGGGAATAGAGCAGGGAAAGGTTTATACTGAGATATTGAGAAATCTATTAGATTTGGTACTTGATAACCCTGAATACAATACAAAAGAAATATTGTCAGATTATGTTAGAAAAAAATATTTGTAG
- the yedE gene encoding YedE family putative selenium transporter, whose translation MESKKFIALSGAIIGIIAVILVKLGNPLNMGFCIACFERDIAGAIGLHRANVVQYLRPEIIGLIFGAFICAIASKEFKSKGGSSPVTRFFLSIAVMIGALMFLGCPLRMVLRIAGGDLNAIVGLVGFVIGILIGILFLNKGFTLKRNYKTSSFDGYVMPIIMIGMLALLVVKPAFIFFSESGPGSLHAPIVVSLIGGLIVGAIAQKSRICMVGGIRDAILFKETHLLIGFMSILVVTLIGNLITGNFNLGFLNQPVAHNDWLWNILGMALVGWASVLLGGCPLRQLILTGEGNVDSAVSVLGMIIGAAIVHNFSLASSPDGPTSNGKIAVIICFIFVFIVSIVNSITKKQIKNN comes from the coding sequence ATTGAAAGTAAAAAGTTTATAGCATTATCTGGAGCAATCATAGGGATTATTGCTGTAATATTAGTTAAACTAGGCAATCCGTTAAATATGGGATTTTGCATAGCCTGTTTTGAAAGAGATATTGCCGGAGCAATTGGATTACACAGAGCAAATGTAGTTCAATATCTAAGACCAGAAATTATAGGACTTATTTTTGGAGCATTTATTTGTGCTATAGCATCTAAAGAATTCAAATCAAAGGGTGGCTCTTCACCTGTTACAAGATTTTTCCTAAGTATCGCAGTAATGATTGGAGCATTAATGTTTTTAGGATGTCCACTTAGAATGGTTCTTAGAATAGCTGGAGGTGACCTAAATGCAATTGTTGGTTTAGTTGGGTTTGTCATTGGAATACTTATTGGAATTTTATTTTTAAATAAAGGGTTTACACTTAAAAGAAACTACAAAACATCAAGCTTCGATGGATATGTAATGCCAATTATAATGATAGGAATGTTAGCACTTTTAGTAGTGAAGCCTGCATTCATATTCTTTAGTGAAAGTGGGCCAGGAAGCTTACATGCACCTATCGTAGTTTCTCTTATTGGTGGTTTAATTGTTGGCGCAATAGCTCAAAAATCAAGAATTTGTATGGTTGGTGGAATAAGAGATGCTATACTTTTTAAAGAAACTCATCTCCTTATAGGATTTATGTCTATTTTGGTAGTTACTCTTATTGGTAATTTGATAACTGGAAACTTTAATTTAGGGTTTTTAAATCAACCAGTTGCACATAATGATTGGTTATGGAATATTCTTGGCATGGCACTTGTTGGTTGGGCTTCTGTATTATTAGGTGGATGTCCATTAAGACAGCTTATACTTACTGGCGAAGGCAATGTAGATTCTGCAGTTTCAGTTTTAGGTATGATAATTGGTGCAGCAATAGTACATAATTTTTCACTTGCTTCAAGTCCTGATGGACCTACTTCTAATGGAAAAATTGCTGTAATAATATGCTTTATATTTGTTTTTATCGTTTCTATAGTTAACTCGATAACAAAAAAGCAAATTAAAAATAATTAA
- a CDS encoding DUF6143 family protein — MKYYTNINNDNIIKQPKIHDLNYANIDEEYRLRNKNVQKNFFVVGTPQLSIGKFQWSALYNPKNSKTSLFVDETCAVNFSSSPIIESFYINPSVCYEGLRYMYGTPSSLEYQYNSSGVVIMYQGSNNMLSSNESNSLRILQPYYTDTVQRKGTIVISPGKSILLLVSSINSSSPSCAFSFYWWEEK, encoded by the coding sequence ATGAAATATTATACTAATATTAACAATGATAACATTATAAAGCAACCTAAAATTCATGACTTGAATTATGCAAATATAGATGAAGAATATAGACTGCGCAATAAGAATGTTCAAAAGAATTTTTTTGTTGTTGGAACACCTCAACTAAGTATTGGCAAATTTCAATGGAGTGCATTATATAATCCAAAAAACTCAAAAACTTCACTTTTTGTTGATGAAACTTGCGCAGTAAATTTTTCTTCTTCTCCAATTATAGAAAGTTTCTATATAAATCCATCAGTCTGCTATGAAGGTCTTAGATATATGTATGGAACACCAAGTAGCTTAGAGTACCAATATAATTCAAGTGGAGTTGTAATAATGTATCAAGGAAGTAATAACATGTTATCTAGTAACGAATCAAATTCACTCAGAATCTTACAACCATATTATACCGATACTGTACAAAGAAAAGGAACCATAGTTATTTCGCCAGGAAAATCAATATTACTACTAGTTAGTTCTATTAATTCTTCTTCACCATCCTGTGCATTTAGCTTTTATTGGTGGGAAGAAAAATAA
- a CDS encoding MATE family efflux transporter, with protein MECTKQKGLMTEGSIFKKLLYFSTPLLIGNIFQQLYNTVDSIVVGNFIGDNALAAVNSSGAVINLLVSFFMGLSMGGGVVISNYFGAEDELGVHKAVHTTFALTIVSGIIVTIIGVLLTPIILKWVNVDPEVMPDSILYLKIFFAGILGLIIYNICTGMLRAVGDSKHPLYFLIISSVLNIVLDLLFVAVFNFGIAGVAYATIIAQFISAILTIRLLIKTDQTYKLDLKKIKFYKEILIKILKIGFPSAIQNAVVSFSNVVVQANINSFGKVAMAGAGCYTKVAGFALMPVMSFSMALTTFVGQNIGAKKYERVKKGAKIGLIMSCSTILFVSVLLIIFGPQIMSIFTDNQDFIAIGELMMNTVVPGYLLLAISHTIAGVMRGAGLTKVPMYVMVSCWCVCRVIWITVTAKIFNNIRFVFMGWPVTWVLSAIILIIYYKKVNWLYKNN; from the coding sequence ATGGAATGCACAAAACAAAAAGGATTGATGACAGAAGGAAGTATTTTTAAGAAATTATTGTATTTTTCAACACCGTTACTTATTGGTAACATATTTCAACAATTATACAATACAGTGGATAGTATAGTTGTAGGAAATTTTATAGGAGATAATGCACTGGCAGCAGTAAATTCAAGTGGAGCTGTAATAAATTTATTGGTTAGTTTTTTTATGGGGTTATCTATGGGCGGTGGAGTTGTAATTTCTAACTACTTTGGAGCTGAGGATGAGCTTGGTGTACATAAAGCTGTTCATACAACTTTTGCACTTACTATAGTTTCAGGAATAATTGTCACAATTATTGGTGTACTATTAACTCCAATTATATTGAAATGGGTAAATGTTGACCCTGAAGTTATGCCAGATAGTATTTTATATTTAAAAATTTTTTTTGCTGGTATATTAGGATTAATTATTTATAACATTTGCACGGGTATGCTAAGGGCTGTAGGAGATTCTAAACATCCTTTATATTTTCTTATTATATCATCTGTATTAAATATAGTTCTAGATTTATTGTTTGTTGCAGTATTTAATTTTGGTATAGCTGGAGTAGCTTATGCGACAATAATAGCTCAATTTATAAGTGCTATTTTGACAATTAGATTATTGATAAAAACAGACCAAACATATAAGCTAGACTTAAAAAAAATTAAGTTCTATAAAGAAATTCTAATAAAAATATTGAAAATTGGTTTTCCAAGTGCAATTCAAAATGCCGTAGTATCATTTTCAAATGTTGTAGTTCAGGCTAATATCAATAGTTTTGGTAAAGTTGCAATGGCTGGTGCTGGATGTTATACTAAGGTTGCTGGATTTGCCTTAATGCCTGTAATGAGTTTTTCAATGGCTTTAACAACTTTTGTAGGTCAAAATATTGGAGCTAAAAAATATGAGAGAGTCAAAAAAGGAGCTAAAATAGGTTTAATTATGAGTTGTAGTACAATATTATTTGTATCAGTTTTATTAATTATATTTGGACCACAAATCATGTCTATATTTACAGATAATCAAGATTTTATAGCAATTGGTGAATTAATGATGAACACTGTAGTTCCAGGATATTTATTATTAGCAATTTCACATACTATAGCTGGAGTTATGAGAGGTGCAGGACTTACTAAAGTGCCTATGTATGTTATGGTTTCATGTTGGTGTGTTTGTAGGGTAATATGGATTACTGTAACAGCTAAAATATTTAATAACATAAGATTTGTATTTATGGGGTGGCCAGTAACTTGGGTTTTAAGTGCTATTATATTAATAATATATTATAAAAAAGTTAATTGGCTTTATAAAAATAACTAA
- a CDS encoding S41 family peptidase, producing the protein MISRKKFILSIVVAILLTAFVTFTFGNYALVEAGGKVLVSNDDFNFMKSFVAKYGQFESLINYAENNFLYEVDQSEMLSGGLKGMLNALDDPYTEYMSKEEYKSLMEHTAGSFDGIGVYIAPSIDNKIMVIAPIEDTPAEKAGLKSGDYIIKINGEEYPADKMDVAVKVMKGAPNTSVKITILRIDGDGKQNVFDVDIVREKIRIVSVKSQMLPDQIGYIRITTFDSETAADFKTQYNELKKEGMKGIIVDLRGNPGGLIDTSVEITDMFMGEGFVTYTKTKAGEKEYYPSDKDKIDIPLVMLVDGGSASASEIMSGAVKDTKSGTLIGTKTFGKGIVQRISRFGDDGAGVKMTISEYFTPSGVNIHGIGIEPDLVVELPEDIKGIGVDYLDTDNQLQKGIEVIKEKLVQ; encoded by the coding sequence ATGATTTCTAGAAAAAAATTTATATTATCAATAGTAGTAGCTATATTGTTAACAGCATTTGTTACATTTACTTTTGGTAATTACGCATTGGTAGAAGCTGGTGGTAAAGTATTAGTGTCAAACGATGATTTTAATTTTATGAAGTCTTTTGTAGCAAAATATGGACAATTTGAGTCGTTGATAAATTATGCAGAAAATAACTTTTTATATGAAGTAGACCAATCTGAAATGCTAAGTGGTGGGCTTAAAGGAATGCTTAATGCACTAGATGATCCATATACAGAATATATGTCAAAAGAAGAGTACAAATCATTGATGGAACATACTGCTGGTTCATTTGACGGAATAGGTGTTTATATAGCTCCTAGTATAGATAATAAAATTATGGTTATAGCTCCTATTGAGGATACACCAGCAGAAAAAGCTGGATTGAAGTCAGGAGATTATATAATTAAAATAAATGGTGAAGAATATCCTGCAGATAAAATGGATGTTGCAGTAAAAGTAATGAAGGGTGCTCCAAATACAAGTGTTAAAATTACAATACTTAGAATTGATGGAGATGGAAAACAAAATGTATTTGATGTAGATATAGTAAGAGAAAAAATCAGAATTGTTTCTGTTAAATCACAAATGCTTCCAGATCAAATAGGGTATATTAGAATTACAACTTTTGATAGTGAAACAGCTGCTGATTTTAAAACACAGTATAATGAACTCAAAAAAGAAGGAATGAAGGGAATAATAGTTGACCTAAGAGGAAATCCAGGTGGATTAATTGATACATCGGTTGAAATAACAGATATGTTTATGGGAGAGGGTTTTGTTACATATACCAAGACAAAGGCTGGAGAAAAGGAATATTATCCTTCAGATAAAGATAAAATAGATATTCCGTTAGTTATGTTAGTTGATGGTGGAAGTGCAAGTGCCTCGGAAATTATGTCAGGTGCAGTTAAGGATACAAAATCAGGAACATTAATTGGAACTAAGACATTTGGCAAAGGTATAGTCCAAAGAATCTCAAGATTTGGTGATGATGGAGCAGGTGTAAAAATGACTATTTCAGAATATTTTACACCAAGTGGAGTAAATATTCATGGTATAGGAATTGAACCAGATTTAGTTGTAGAGTTACCGGAAGATATTAAAGGAATAGGTGTTGATTATTTAGATACTGATAACCAATTGCAAAAGGGAATAGAAGTTATTAAAGAAAAATTAGTACAATAA
- a CDS encoding DUF3343 domain-containing protein, whose amino-acid sequence MNYIVIFFSQSGAIKFNKQMINKGIKCILSPTPRTLSSSCGTCANILFESDINELIEDEIESIYSVDNKRNYMLLFDNHN is encoded by the coding sequence ATGAATTATATCGTAATATTCTTTTCTCAATCTGGAGCAATAAAATTTAACAAACAAATGATTAATAAAGGTATTAAATGCATATTATCTCCAACTCCAAGAACATTAAGTTCAAGCTGTGGGACTTGTGCAAATATACTCTTTGAGAGTGATATAAATGAATTAATTGAAGACGAGATAGAGAGCATATATTCAGTTGATAACAAAAGAAATTATATGTTATTATTTGATAATCACAATTAA
- the gdhA gene encoding NADP-specific glutamate dehydrogenase: MNAYIKRVIDQVKVRNAGEEEFIQTVEEVLSSLEPAIEAHPEYEKAGLLERLVEPERQISFRVSWVDDQGNVQVNRGYRVQFNSAIGPYKGGIRFNKNVTVSTMKFLGFEQTFKNSLTGLPIGGGKGGSDFDPTGKSDGEIMRFCQAFMSELYRHIGPDIDVPAGDMGVGGREVGYMYGQYKRLRGAFENGTFTGKGLSFGGCIGRPEATGYGAVYYLNEVLDHQKDTIKGKTIAISGFGQVAWGVAKKAAALGAKVVTLSGPDGYIYDKDGVVTEEKIDYMLEMRSSNRNKVKDYADKFGVEFFPGEKPWGRKVDICMPSAFQNEIRMKEAEQIANNGVKYFIEVANMPSTNDAVAFLMSKDMVVAPSKAVNACGVACSALEMSQNSMRLSWTAEEVDSKLVRIMHDIHQMSADAAEEVGLGYNLFAGANLAGFKKVAAAMMAQGII; the protein is encoded by the coding sequence ATGAACGCTTATATTAAAAGAGTTATTGATCAAGTAAAAGTAAGAAATGCCGGTGAAGAAGAATTTATTCAAACAGTTGAAGAAGTTTTATCTTCATTAGAACCAGCAATTGAAGCTCATCCAGAATATGAAAAAGCAGGACTATTAGAAAGATTAGTAGAACCTGAAAGACAAATTTCTTTTAGAGTTTCATGGGTAGATGATCAAGGAAATGTACAAGTTAACAGAGGATACAGAGTACAATTTAACAGTGCTATTGGACCATACAAAGGTGGTATTAGATTTAACAAAAATGTTACAGTAAGTACAATGAAGTTTTTAGGATTTGAACAAACATTTAAAAACTCATTAACAGGTCTTCCAATAGGCGGAGGCAAAGGTGGTTCTGACTTTGATCCAACTGGAAAATCTGACGGAGAAATAATGAGATTCTGTCAAGCTTTCATGAGTGAATTATATAGACATATTGGACCAGACATAGATGTACCAGCAGGAGATATGGGTGTTGGTGGAAGAGAAGTTGGTTATATGTATGGACAGTATAAGAGATTAAGAGGAGCTTTCGAAAACGGTACATTTACTGGTAAAGGATTATCATTTGGTGGCTGTATAGGAAGACCAGAAGCTACTGGATATGGTGCTGTTTATTACTTAAATGAAGTATTAGATCATCAAAAAGATACTATAAAAGGAAAAACAATAGCTATTTCAGGTTTCGGACAAGTTGCATGGGGAGTTGCTAAAAAAGCTGCTGCTTTAGGTGCAAAAGTTGTTACTTTATCAGGACCAGACGGATATATATATGATAAAGATGGTGTTGTTACAGAAGAAAAAATTGATTATATGTTAGAAATGAGATCTTCTAACAGAAATAAAGTTAAAGATTATGCTGATAAATTTGGCGTTGAATTCTTCCCTGGAGAAAAACCTTGGGGTAGAAAAGTTGATATCTGTATGCCAAGTGCATTCCAAAATGAAATTAGAATGAAAGAAGCAGAACAAATAGCTAATAACGGAGTTAAATACTTTATAGAAGTTGCTAACATGCCTTCTACAAATGATGCAGTAGCATTTTTAATGTCTAAAGATATGGTAGTTGCTCCATCAAAAGCTGTTAATGCTTGTGGTGTTGCTTGTTCAGCTCTTGAAATGAGTCAAAACTCAATGAGATTATCTTGGACTGCTGAAGAAGTAGATAGCAAATTAGTAAGAATTATGCATGATATTCATCAAATGTCTGCTGATGCTGCTGAAGAAGTTGGTTTAGGATACAACTTATTTGCTGGCGCTAACTTAGCTGGTTTCAAAAAAGTTGCAGCTGCAATGATGGCTCAAGGTATTATCTAA